CCACGGCCACAGGCCCGTTCACACGCACGCACAGGAGGACCACCATGGGCAAGCTCACCGGCAGGACCGCGCTCGTCACCGGGTCCAGCCGCGGTATCGGACGGGCGACGGCGATCCGTCTGGCCCGCGAGGGCGCGCTGGTCGCGGTGCACTGCTCCCGCGACATCCCGGGCGCCGACGACACCGTGGCCACGATCGAGAAGGAGGGCGGCCGGTCGTTCGCGGTGGCGGCCGAACTCGGCGTGTCCGGCGACGTACACGCGCTCTTCCTCGAGCTGGAGCGGGGTCTGAAGGAGCGCACCGGCACGGCCACGCTCGACATCCTGGTGAACAACGCGGGGGTGATGGGCGGGGTGGCCCCCGAGGACGTCACGCCCGAGCAGTTCGACCATCTGTTCGCCGTCAACGCCAAGGCGCCGTTCTTCCTGCTGCAGCGGGCGCTGCGGAACCTCCCCGACGGCGGGCGGGTCATCAACATCTCCTCCGGGCTGACCCGGTTCGCCAACCCGCAGGAAGTCGCGTACGCGATGACCAAGGGCGCGATCGACCAGCTGACGCTGCACTACGCCAAGTACCTCGGCCCGCGGAACATCACCGTGAACAGCGTGGGCCCCGGCATCACCGACAACGGGGCACCGGTCTTCGACAATCCGGAGGCGGTCGCCGAGATGGCGCGCTATTCGGTCTTCGAGCGGGTCGGCGAGACGAAGGACGTCGCCGATGTGGTGGCTTTCCTGGCGAGCGACGACGCCCGCTGGATCACCGGCTCCTACCTCGACGCCAGCGGCGGCACGCTGCTGCGCTGACCGGGCGGGCCGCCGTCCTCCCGCGGCCCGTCCCCGGCCGGCCGCGGCTCGGTCCCGATGCCCCGAGAGCCGCGGCCGGTCTGCGTCCCCCAGGCCCTCTCGTCGCGGCCGGACCGCGCAAGGCGCTCCGTCCCTGCCCCGAAGGTGGTCAGCACGTCATGACGGCAGTCTCCGCACGCCCCGGTACCGGCACCACCGGCGGCCACCGCGCTCTCCTCTTCGTGCTCGCCGGGAACATGCTCATCGACGCGCTCGAAGTGTCCGTGATGCTGGTCGCGCTGCCCGCTCTCGGAGACGACCTGGGGCTCTCGCCGTGGGGCACGCAGTGGGTGATGAGCGGTTTCGCGGCCGGTTTCGCGGCGCTGCTGCTGCTCGGCCCGCGTCTCGTCGCCCGCTGGGGGCGACGCCGGATGTATCTGGCCGCCCTGCTGGTCTTCGTCGCCGCCTCCGTAGCCGGCGGTCTGGCCGAGCAGAGCGAGGTCCTGGTGCTGACCCGGGTCGTCAAGGGCATGTGCGCCGCGCTCACCGCGCCGACCGGCCTCGCGATCATCGCAACCGCCTTCCCCGCGGGCGCCGAACAGCGCCGGGCCGTCTCCGTGTACTCGTGGTTCGGCGCCGCGGGGTTCACGGCCGGGCTGCTGTCCTCGGGGGCGCTGACCACGCTGAGCTGGCGCTGGGATCTCGTCTTCCCCGCGCCCATCGCCCTGCTCCTGCTGGTGTTCGGCGTCCGGCTGATCCCCAAGGACCCGGCGCCGGCCGCCGCGCCGCCACTGCGGCAGACGCTCGCCCACGTGGGGCGCAACGGCCCGTTCGTGCGCTCGGCGCTCTGCGCGGCGGCGCTCAACGGCACCTACCTCGGGCTGCTCCTGCTGCTCACCTACCGGATGCACACCGCGTGGGGCTGGGACTCCTGGCGCCTCGCGCTCGCCTTTCTGCCGGCCTGTGTACCGCTGGCGCTGTCGCTGCCCTTCGCGGGGCGGCTCGTGGCGCGGCTCGGCAGCGAGCGGCTGATCGTCGCGGGCGGCTGCGCGGCGACGGCCGGATGCCTGACCGCGCTGCTACGGGGGGCGCCCGACAGCTACGTCACCGGGGTGCTGCCGGTGCTGCTGCTGGTCGGCGCCGCCTTCGTGCTGTCGTTCGCCGCGCTCAACCTGCAGGCCCTGTCCGGGGTTTCCGCCGAGTGGAAGAGCCGGGCGGTGCCGGTCTATCAGACGGCCGTGCAGCTCGGGGCGGTGCTCGCGCTGCCAACAGTGGCCGCGCTGGCCGGTGCCGGGTACCGCCGGGCGGTGCTGTTCCTGACCGTGGTGTCGGCCCTGGGCGTGCTCGTCGCCGTAAGCCGAACCTCTGTGACCCGAACCTCTGCGCCCCGTAAGACAACGTGACGGCGGCCCCGATGGCCGTCCGCGCCCTGTGAACCTCACCTCCCGCGCCGGCCGGACAAGTTGACGTGGCCCGCACTCCCCGGCCCGCGCGGGACGTGCCGATGCCGCACCCGAACGCGAACGGAGATCAACGATGCGTGTCCTGTTCACCATCTTTCCCGCGACGGCACACCTGTATCCGGTCGTACCCCTCGCCTGGGCGCTGCAGAGCGCCGGGCACGAGGTCGTCGTGGCGAGCCACGCCGGTGTGGTGGACCCGGGAGTGATCGGGAACATCAGCGCGGCCGGGCTCACCGCCGTACCGCTGGGCACGCCGGACGAGCTGCCCCCGGCGCTCGGCGCGCACTCCGGGGAGGCCAAGCCGGACCGGCCCTCACTCGGCTTCGACCCCGCCGACGCGGAGGACGGCGCCTGGCGCACCGCGCGCTCCATCCTGACCGGCATGTTCTCGCTGCACTACCCGGCACCGGAGCGGGAGGGCGGCCGCCGTCCGGTCCTCGACAACCTCGTGGACTTCGCCCGGGCCTGGCGTCCCGACCTCGTGCTCTGGGATCCGCTGATGTTCCCCGCGCCGGTCGCCGCGCGGGTCAGCGGCGCCGCGCACGCCCGGCTGGTCTGGGGCATGGACAACATCGCCGTCATCCACGACCGGACCAAGCGCGAACTCGCCGATCTGTCAACGGAGTTGACCGAGCATCCCTGGCTGAGCTGGTTCGGCCCGATGCTGGAGCGGTACGGGCTGGAGTTCACCGACGAGATGCTGCTCGGCCAGTGGACGCTGGACCTCACGCAGTCCCGGATGCGGCAGCCGCTGGACCTCACGTACGTGCCGGTCCGCCGGGTGCCGTACAACGGGGCGGCCTCGCTGCCCGCGTGGCTGCACGCGCGGCCCGAGCGGCCCCGCGCGGTGCTGACCCTGGGCGTGAGCCGGCGCAAGATCTTCGGCAAGTACAGCGGCTTCCCGGTCGTTGAGTTCTTCGACTCGGTGTCCGGGCTGGATGCCGAGGTGGTCGCCACCCTCGACAGCCGGCAGCTCGCGACGGTCGGCACGGTGCCGAAGAACGTGCGCACCGTCGAGTACGTACCGCTCAACCAGGTTCTCCCGACCAGCTCGGCGATCATCCACCACGGAGGCGGCGGCACCTTCTCCGCGGCCGTGGCCCACCGGGTGCCGCAGCTCGTGGTGCCCCTGGTGATGTGGGACGAGATGGTCACGGCGCGCTATGTCGCCGACATGGGCGCGGGCCTGGTCGCCGACCCCGAGTCCCTGGACGTCGACGGTCTGCACCAGCAGCTCGTGCGGCTCCTGGAGGACCCCTCCTTCCAGCTCGGGGCGCGCGGCCTCTACGAGGAGATGCTCGCCGCCCCGGCCCCCAAGGACGTCGTACCCCTGCTGGAGCGGCTGACCGCCGAACGCCGCTGACGTCCGCCCGCCGGCCGGTCCGGCCCCGCCGTCCGGCCACCGCCACCCGACGAAGGTCAGCCTCCCCACCGGCACCGAACGCCGGCCTCCGAGAGGACGTCCCGCCAGATGCGCGTACTCGTGATCTCCACCCCCGTACCGACCCACTTCCTGCCGCTCGTCCCGCTGGTCTGGGCGCTGCGCGCGGCGGGGCACGACGTGCTGGTGGCCGGGCAGCCCGATGTGCTCGGTGCCGTGCGGGCCGCCGGGCTCACCGGAGTGGCCCTGGGAGAGGGCTTCGACGTCGACCGAATGCTGCTGCGGGGGCTTCCCGAGGAGCAGCGGCCGCTGCAGGCCCGACCCCGGCCGGCCCCCGAACTGGTCGGCGGATACGGCAGGTTGTGGATGGCGCACGCCAAGTCCGTCCTCGGGCACTACACCGGACTCGCCGAGGACTTCGGGCCGGAACTGATCCTCGCGGACCCGATGGAGTTCTGCTCGCTGCTCCTCGGCGCCCGGCTCGGTGTGCCGGTGGTGCACCACCGGTGGACGGTGGACGCCATCTCCGGGCCCGCCCGCCGCTCGGTGCGCCCCGGCTTCCAGGAGCTGTGCGCGCGATGGGGCCTTCCTGGGCTGCCGGATCCGACGGTCCTGCTCGACCCGTGCCCGCCGGCCCTGCGGCTGCCGGACTCCGACCCGGGCACGTCCATCCGGTACGTGCCGTACGGCGGTGGCGGCGAGGTGCCGGGGTGGCTGCGCGCGGACCGGGGACCCGGCGCCGGACGGCAGCGGGTGGCCGTCTCGCTGGGCAACACCCTGGCTCTGCACGGTGAGCCGTTCGCCAGGGATCTGCTGCGCGCCCTCGCCGGGCGGCACGGTACGGAGATCCTCGCGACGGTTCCCGAACGGCACCGGGCCGGGATCGGCGCCGTACCGGAGAACGTACGGCTGATCGATCCGCTGCCCCTGCATCTGTTCCTCGGCGGCTGCGACGCGATGGTGCACCACGGCGGGGCCGGCACCGCGATGACCGCGACCGCGTTCGGGCTGCCGCAGCTCACCTTGCCGCAGCTGGCGGACCACTTCCCGCTGGGCGACCGGCTGGCCGCGACCGGCGCGGGCCTCTCCTTCGACAAGGCGGCCGAACAGGACGACCCGCGGCTCGTCGCCGGTGCCCTGGACGCACTGCTGTCGGACCCGGCGTACCGGGAGGCGGCCCGCCGGCTGGCCGCGGACATGGCCGCGATGCCGTCCCCCGCCGCCGTGGCAGCCGATCTGGAGCGGCTGTCCGTATCACCTGCCGGGGAGGCGGGCACGCGATGCTGATCGAGGACATGGTCGTCCCCGGCGCCTTCGTGATCACGCCGCGGCAGATCCCGGACGAGCGGGGGACGTTCTACGAGGCGATGCGCGACGACTTGCTGGAGAAGGCCACCGGCGTCGCCTTCCGGCCCCGGCAGATCAACTACTCGGTGTCCAAACGCCACACGTTGCGCGGCATTCACAGCGTGAGCATTCCACCCGGGCAGGCGAAGTTCGTCACGTGTGTGCGGGGCGCGTTGCGCGACATCGTGGTCGATCTGCGGATCGGATCACCGACGTTCCTGCGGCACCAGGTCAATGAACTCGACGCGGAATCGGGCCGTTCGGTCTATGTGCCCGAAGGCGTCGGCCATGGATTTCTCGCGCTCACCGACGACGCGTGCATCTGCTACGTCGTCTCCAGCACCTATGTGCCGGGAACGCAGATCGACATCAATCCGCTCGACCCGGAACTCGGTCTGCCGTGGAACTGCCCCGAGATCCCGCTCATTTCCGACAAGGACGCCAAGGCACCGACCGTGGCCGAGGCCGCGGCGGCGGGCATTCTGCCCCGACTCAGCAAGGCAGGGACACCGTGAGGATCCTCTTCGTCGCCGCGGGCAGCCCCGCGACCGTTTTCGCGCTCGCCCCGCTGGCCACCGCCGCCCGCAATGCCGGGCACCAGGTCGTGATGGCCGCGAACGCCGACATGATGCCGCACATCACCGGCTCCGGCCTGCCCGGTGTTCCGACCACCCACTGGCCGATCAGGGACTTCATCACGCAGGACCGCGAGGGAAACCCGGAGGCGATTCCCTCCGACCCGGTCGAACAGGCGCTGTTCACCGGCCGCTGGTTCGCCCGCATGGCGGCCGAGAGCCTGCCGCGCATGCTGGAGTTCGCCCGGTCCTGGCGGCCGGACCTCGTCGTCGGCGGCACCATGTGCTACGTCGCCCCGCTGGTCGCCGCCCATCTGAGGATCCCGCATGTGCGCCAGGCCTGGGACGCCATCGAGGCCGACGGCATCCATCCGGGCGCCGAGGCAGAACTCGCCCCGGAGCTCGCGGAGTTGGGCCTGAGCCGGTTGCCTGTCCCCGACCTCTTCGTGGACATCTGCCCGCCCAGTCTGCGCCCCGCGAACGCCGAACCGGCACAGATGATGCGCTACGTCCCGGCCAACGGGCAGCGGCTCCTGGAACCGTGGATGTACGCGCGCGGCGAGCGCCGCCGGATCTGCGTGACCTCGGGCAGCAGGGTCGCCCGGGACAGCTACGACAGGAACTTCGAGTTCCTGCGCGGGCTGGCCAAGGAGGTCACCGCGTGGGACGTCGAACTCATCGTCGCCGCCCCGGACGAGGTGGCCGAAGCCCTCACCGCCGAACTGCCGGGCCTGCGCGCCGGCTGGGTGCCCCTCGACGTCATCGCGCTCACCTGCGACCTGCTGGTCCATCACGCCGGTGGCGTCAGCACCCTGACCGGCCTGAACGCGGGGGTGCCCCAACTGCTCATCCCCAAGGGGGCCGTCATGGAAGTGCCGGCCCTCCGCGTCGCCGAGCGCGGGGCGGCGATCACGCTGCTGCCCGGCGAGGACACGGACCAGCGGATCGCCGAATCCTGCGAGGAACTGCTCTCGCGCTCCGGGTACCGCGAGCGGGCGGGCGAACTCTCCGCGGAGATCGCCGCGATGCCGCTGCCCTCCGACGTCGTCGCGGCACTGGCACTGCTGTGAGCCGCGACGGCACCGCTCTGAGCCGCCGCGGAACCGCTGTAAGCCGCCACGGCACCGCTGTAAGCCGCCACGGCACCGCTCCGCGTCGCACTGGACCTGCTCCGCATCCCGAAAGGCACGCACACGTGAATCGAGAGGACCCCTCATGAAGGCGCTTGTGCTGGCAGGCGGTTCCGGTACCCGCCTGCGACCCTTCAGCTATTCGATGCCGAAACAGCTCATCCCGATCGCCAATACGCCCGTCCTGGTCCATGTCCTGGACAACATCCGGGACCTGGGCGTGACCGACATCGGCGTCATCGTCGGCAACCGCGGCCCCGACATCGAGGCCGCGCTCGGCGACGGCTCCCGACACGGAGTGAAACTCACCTATCTCCTTCAGGACGCCCCGCGTGGCCTCGCCCACACCGTCGCCGTCGCCCGGGACTTCCTCGGGGACGACGACTTCGTCATGTACCTGGGCGACAACGTGCTGCCCGAAGGGGTGGCCGCGACCGCCGAGGCCTTCACCGTCCGGCGCCCGGCCGCGCAGATCGTGGTGCACAAGGTGCCCGACCCGCGCCAGTTCGGGGTCGCCGAACTCGGGCCGGACGGCGAGGTGGTGCGCCTGGTGGAGAAGCCGGCCGAGCCGCGCAGCGACATGGCGCTGGTCGGCGTGTACTTCTTCACCTCCGCCATTCACCGCGCCGTGGACTCGATCAGGCCGAGCGCCCGCGGCGAGCTGGAGATCACCGACGCCATCCAGTGGCTGCTCGCCTCCGGCGCCGAGGTCCGGGCCACCCAGTACGACGGCTACTGGAAGGACGCCGGGAACGTCGAGGACGTCCTGGACTGCAACCGCTACCTGCTGGAGCGGCTGGCGCCGGCCGTGGCGGGACATGTCGACGCCGCCAGTGAACTGGTGGGCACCGTCGTCGTCGAGGCGGGCGCCCGCGTCACACGCTCCCGTATCGAGGGCCCGGCGATCATCGGCGCGGGCGCCGTGGTGGAGGACAGCCACATCGGACCGCACACGTCCATCGGCCGCGGCTGCCTGGTCAGTGACAGCGGGCTGGAGAACTCCATCGCGCTCGACGAGGCGTCGGTCAGCGGCGTCAGGGGCCTGCGCAGCTCGCTGATCGGGCGCGCGGCCTCCGTCGGAGCCACCGAGCAGGGCGCCGGCCGGTACCGGCTGGTCGTCGGAGACCACACCCGAGTGGAGGTCACGGTATGAGGATCCTCGTCACCGGAGCGGCCGGGTTCATCGGCTCCCACTTCGTCCGACGCCTGCTGGCCGACGCGTACAGCGGCTGGGAGGGCGCCCAGGTCACCGCCCTGGACAAGCTGACGTACGCCGGAAACCGCGACAACCTGCCGGGGACGCACGAACGGCTGGTGTTCGTGCGCGGCGACGTCTGCGACCGCGGCCTGATGCGCGAACTGGTCCCCGGCCACGACGCGGTGGTGCACTTCGCCGCCGAGACGCACGTCGACCGCTCGCTGGAGGGCGCGGGCGACTTCTTCCGTACGAACGTCCTCGGCACCCAGACGCTGCTCGACGCCGTGCTCGACAGCGGGGTGGACCGGGTCGTGCACGTGTCCACGGACGAGGTGTACGGCTCCATCACGGAGGGCTCCTGGACCGAGGAGTGGCCGCTCGCGCCCAATTCGCCGTACGCGGCCTCGAAGGCGGGCTCCGACCTGGTGGCCCGCGCCTACTGGCGCACCCACGGCGTCGACCTGTCGGTCACCCGCTGCTCCAACAACTACGGGCCCTACCAGCACCCCGAGAAGCTCATCCCGCTGTTCGTCACGAACCTGCTCGAGGGACGCCGGGTGCCGCTGTACGGCGACGGCGGCAACGTCCGTGAGTGGCTGCACGTGGACGACCACTGCCGGGGCATCCACCTGGTCCTCAATCAGGGACGGGCCGGTGAGATCTACAACATCGGCGGCGGCAACGAGCGCACCAACCTCGCCATCACCGAGCAGCTCCTCGAACTGACCTGCTCGGACGCGGCCGCGATCCAGCGGGTCGCCGACCGCAAGGCACACGACCTGCGCTACTCGATCGACGAGACCAAGATCCGCGAGGAGCTGGGCTACGCCCCGCTCATCGGATTCGAGCAGGGCCTCGCCGACACGGTCGCCTGGTACCGGGACAACCCCGACTGGTGGAAGGCCGCCAAGCACGGGACGGACCGGGCCGTTGCCTGACCTCGGCGGGTCCGCCTCCTCCCGCACGGTGGTCGTGCTCGGCGGCACCGGGTTCCTCGGGCGTCACATCGGTGCGGCGTTCGGCGCGCTCGGGGCGCGGGTGCATCTGGTCTCGCCCAGCGCGGGGCCCGGCGCCAAGCCCGGCGCGGAGCCCGGCATGCAGCCCGGCGCGGAGCCCGGCGCGGAGCCCGGCGCCAAGCCCGGCGCGGAGCCCGGCATGCAGCCCGGCGCGGGATGCCCCGCCCTCATCCGCCTCGACGTAGTCGCCGCCTCGCCCCGGGAACTCGCCGCACTGCTCGCCAGGGTCGGCGCCGACACCGTCGTCAACGCGGCCGGCCGGGCCTGGCGGGCCGACGAGGCGCAGATGGCCGCGGCCAACGCCGAGTTGGTCGCGAAGGTCACCGAGGCGCTCGCCGCGCTGCCCCGGGAGCCGGGCGGACCCCGGCTGATCCACCTGGGCAGCGTCCACGAGTACGGGGCCGGCACTCCCGGCGGCGCCACCCCCGAGGACTGGCCGGCGGCACCGGTCACCCCGTACGGACGCACCAAACTCCTCGGCACGCAGGCGGTGTTGCGGGCCGTGCGGGAGCGGAACGTCGAGGGGGTGGTGCTCCGGCTCGCCAACGTGATCGGTGCCGGAACCCCGGCCGGGAGTCTCTTCGGCGACGTGGCCGCGCACCTGGCCGACGCCGCGCGCGCCGAGGCCGCCGGGGAGCGGGCGGACGCACTACGCCTGCCGCCGCTGCGCGCGGCCCGCGACCTGGTGGACGTACGGGACGTGGTGGACGCCGTGCTGGCCGCGGCCCGCGTGCCCGCCACGTACGTCAACGGGCGGGTGATCAACGTGGGCCGGGGCGAGGCAGTGCCCGTCCGGGACGTGATCGACCGGATGGTCGCGCTCAGCGGCCTCGACGTGCCGGTGACCGAGGGGGCCGGCGTCCCACCGGGCCGCAGCGACGTCGACCGGCAGTGCCTGGACGTCTCCCTGGCCCGGGAGCTGCTCGGCTGGGCACCGAGCCGCCCCCTGGACTCCGCACTGCGCGACCTCCTCGCGGCCGCCCTGCCGCCCGTCAAGCCCGCGGGCGCCGAGCCGCCGCTCACCTTCGCGGCCGCCGAGCCGCCCGTCAACGAAAGGACAGGATGATGAGCGACCCCAAGGAACAGGTGCTCGAAGCGGTTCGGGCGTACCACCGAGTGAGCGCCCCGGAGCGGGAGTTCGTGCCCGGCACCACGGAGATCTGGCCGTCGGGCGCGGTCCTGGAGGAGGAGGACCGGGTGGCGCTGGTGGAGGCCGCCCTGGAGATGCGGATCGCCGCCGGGCGCAGCCAGCGCAAGTTCGAGTCGGCGTTCGCGCGGCGGCTGAAGCGGCGCAAGGCTCATCTCACCAACTCGGGCTCGTCGGCAAACCTGCTGGCCGTCTCGGCGCTCACCTCCCCCGCCCTGGAGGACCGGCGGCTGAAGCCGGGCGACGAGATCGTCACCGTCGCGGCGGGCTTCCCCACCACCGTCAACCCGATCCTGCAGAACGGGCTCATCCCGGTCTTCGTCGACGTCGACCTCACGACGTACAACGCGACCGCCGACCGGGTCGCCGCGGCCATCGGGCCGAAGACGCGCGCCATCATCATCGCGCACGCGCTCGGCAACCCCTTCGAGGTCACGGCGATCGCGCAACTCGCCGAGGAGCACGACCTGTTCCTCATCGAGGACAACTGCGACGCGGTGGGCTCGCTCTACGACGGGCAGCTCACCGGCACCTTCGGCGACATGACGACGGTCAGCTTCTATCCGGCGCACCACCTCACCATGGGCGAGGGCGGTTGTGTGCTGACCTCGAACCTGGCGCTGGCGCGGATCGTGGAGTCGCTGCGCGACTGGGGACGCGACTGCTGGTGCGAGCCGGGCGAGAACGACAAGTGCCTCAAACGGTTCACGTACCAGATGGGCACGCTGCCGGCCGGGTACGACCACAAGTACATTTTCTCGCACGTCGGTTACAACCTGAAGGCCACCGACATCCAGGCCGCCCTGGGCCTGACCCAGCTCGCCAAGCTGGACGACTTCATCGACGCCCGCAAGCGCAACTGGCGGCGGCTGCGCGAGGGGCTGGACGGCGTTCCGGGACTGCTGCTGCCGGAGGCGACGCCCCGCTCCGACCCGAGCTGGTTCGGGTTCGTGCTCACCGTGGACCCCGAGGCTCCGTTCGGCCGCGCCGAGCTGGTGGACTTCCTGGAGGACCGCAGGATCGGCACGAGGCGGCTGTTCGCCGGCAACCTCACCCGGCACCCCGCCTACATCGGCCGGCCCCATCGTGTCGTCGGCGAGCTGACGAACAGCGACATCATCACGGAGCACACCTTCTGGATCGGGGTCTACCCGGCGCTCACCGACGAAATGCTGGACTACGTGACCGCGTCGATCAAGGAGTTCGTGGCCGCGCGCGGCTGAGCCCGACGGCCGGCCTCCCGGCGTGGGCGTCTCCCGGAGCCGACGGCCTCCTCCCTCCCAGAGATCAGGACGACGACGTATGGACATTGTGGGAACCGGGTTCCTGGCGCGGAATCTGCGTCCACTGGCCGGCCGGCATCCGGACACCGTGGCCCTCGCGGCGGGGGTGTCCTGGGCGAGCGGCACCTCGGACGCGGACTTCGCGCGGGAGGCCGCGCTGCTGCGCGACGTCGCGAAGCACTGCGTGGCCACCGGGCGGCGGCTGCTGTTCTTCTCCACGGCGTCGACGGGGATGTACGGGCTCGCCGAGGGCCCCGGCAGGGAGGACACCCCGGTGGTCCCCTGCACCCCTTACGGCGCGCACAAAGTGGCGCTCGAAGGGCTGGTGCGGGAGACGGGCGCCGACCACCTCATCCTGCGGCTGGGGCATCTGGTCGGCCCGAACCAGCCGGAGCATCAGCTGCTGCCCACGCTGGTACGGCAGTTGCGCGAGGGAGTGGTGCGGGTGCACCGGGGCGCCGCCCGGGACCTGATCGCCGTACGGGACGTCATCACCGTCATCGACCGGCTGCTCGCCACCGGTCTGCGCTCGGAGACGGTCAACGTGGCGTCCGGTCACGCCGTCCCCGTGGACGAGATCGTCGACCATCTCGCCGCCGGACTGGGGCTCGTGGCACGCCGGGAGTACCTGGACATCGGCGGCCAGCACGTCATCTCCATCGAGAAGCTGCGCTCCCTGGTGCCCCAGGTGGCCGCGATGGGCTTCGGCCCCGACTACTACCGGCGTGTCCTGACCGAATTCACCGCGGCCGCGCACGTGTGACCCGGCCGCCACCGACCCGCGAAAGGCGTTGAAGCACCCGCGTTGACTTCCTCCCCCTCGTAAACGAGGGGGATTCCTACGGCTCGCGCCGTGGGGTTTTGATGGCGCGGGCCAGGCTCCGGTTCGTCTGCAAGTGCCGCAGCGTCTGCTGCGCTGCCGCACCCCGGACACCCCCACACACAGGGAGTTCTCTGATGCTGTCTCACACCCTTCAGCCGCGCGCCGGGACCGATCTGCCCGGCCGGCTGGCGCTGTCGGCCGCCACCTCCCGAGGCGCCCGTCTGGCGACCGCCGACTTCCCTGGCTGGCTCGCCGCGCGCGGCCGGGCCAACGCCTTCCGCGTGGACCGTGTCCCGTTCGCCGAGCTCCAGGGCTGGTCGTTCGAGGAGCGGACCGGCAACCTCGTGCACCGCAGCGGCCGGTTCTTCACGGTCGAGGGCCTGCACGTCACCGAGCGGGACGGCCCGTACGGCGACGGCCCGTACGCCGACTGGTACCAGCCGGTCATCAAGCAGCCGGAGGTCGGTGTCCTCGGCATCCTCGTCAAGGAGTTCGACGGGGTCCTCCACTTCCTGATGCAGGCGAAGATGGAGCCTGGCAACCCGAACCTGCTCCAGCTCTCGCCCACGGTCCAGGCCACCCGCTCCAACTACACCAAGGCGCACCAGGGCGCGGACGTGAAGTACATCGAGCACTTCGTCGGTCCGGGCCGCGGCCGGGTGATCGCGGACGTGCTGCAGTCCGAGCACGGCTCGTGGTTCTTCCGCAAGTCCAACCGGAACATGATCGTGGAGGCGTCCGGCGACGTCCCCCTCCTCGACGACTTCTGCTGGCTCACCCTCAGCCAGATCGGCGAACTGCTCCACCAGGACAACGTCATCAACATGGACTCGCGCACCGTCCTGTCCTGTCTCCCCTTGCCGCAGACCGCGTCCGGCGCGCTGTTGTCCGACGTGGAGCTG
This genomic interval from Streptomyces dengpaensis contains the following:
- a CDS encoding MFS transporter translates to MTAVSARPGTGTTGGHRALLFVLAGNMLIDALEVSVMLVALPALGDDLGLSPWGTQWVMSGFAAGFAALLLLGPRLVARWGRRRMYLAALLVFVAASVAGGLAEQSEVLVLTRVVKGMCAALTAPTGLAIIATAFPAGAEQRRAVSVYSWFGAAGFTAGLLSSGALTTLSWRWDLVFPAPIALLLLVFGVRLIPKDPAPAAAPPLRQTLAHVGRNGPFVRSALCAAALNGTYLGLLLLLTYRMHTAWGWDSWRLALAFLPACVPLALSLPFAGRLVARLGSERLIVAGGCAATAGCLTALLRGAPDSYVTGVLPVLLLVGAAFVLSFAALNLQALSGVSAEWKSRAVPVYQTAVQLGAVLALPTVAALAGAGYRRAVLFLTVVSALGVLVAVSRTSVTRTSAPRKTT
- a CDS encoding activator-dependent family glycosyltransferase encodes the protein MRVLFTIFPATAHLYPVVPLAWALQSAGHEVVVASHAGVVDPGVIGNISAAGLTAVPLGTPDELPPALGAHSGEAKPDRPSLGFDPADAEDGAWRTARSILTGMFSLHYPAPEREGGRRPVLDNLVDFARAWRPDLVLWDPLMFPAPVAARVSGAAHARLVWGMDNIAVIHDRTKRELADLSTELTEHPWLSWFGPMLERYGLEFTDEMLLGQWTLDLTQSRMRQPLDLTYVPVRRVPYNGAASLPAWLHARPERPRAVLTLGVSRRKIFGKYSGFPVVEFFDSVSGLDAEVVATLDSRQLATVGTVPKNVRTVEYVPLNQVLPTSSAIIHHGGGGTFSAAVAHRVPQLVVPLVMWDEMVTARYVADMGAGLVADPESLDVDGLHQQLVRLLEDPSFQLGARGLYEEMLAAPAPKDVVPLLERLTAERR
- a CDS encoding nucleotide disphospho-sugar-binding domain-containing protein; this translates as MRVLVISTPVPTHFLPLVPLVWALRAAGHDVLVAGQPDVLGAVRAAGLTGVALGEGFDVDRMLLRGLPEEQRPLQARPRPAPELVGGYGRLWMAHAKSVLGHYTGLAEDFGPELILADPMEFCSLLLGARLGVPVVHHRWTVDAISGPARRSVRPGFQELCARWGLPGLPDPTVLLDPCPPALRLPDSDPGTSIRYVPYGGGGEVPGWLRADRGPGAGRQRVAVSLGNTLALHGEPFARDLLRALAGRHGTEILATVPERHRAGIGAVPENVRLIDPLPLHLFLGGCDAMVHHGGAGTAMTATAFGLPQLTLPQLADHFPLGDRLAATGAGLSFDKAAEQDDPRLVAGALDALLSDPAYREAARRLAADMAAMPSPAAVAADLERLSVSPAGEAGTRC
- a CDS encoding dTDP-4-dehydrorhamnose 3,5-epimerase family protein; the protein is MLIEDMVVPGAFVITPRQIPDERGTFYEAMRDDLLEKATGVAFRPRQINYSVSKRHTLRGIHSVSIPPGQAKFVTCVRGALRDIVVDLRIGSPTFLRHQVNELDAESGRSVYVPEGVGHGFLALTDDACICYVVSSTYVPGTQIDINPLDPELGLPWNCPEIPLISDKDAKAPTVAEAAAAGILPRLSKAGTP
- a CDS encoding glycosyltransferase: MRILFVAAGSPATVFALAPLATAARNAGHQVVMAANADMMPHITGSGLPGVPTTHWPIRDFITQDREGNPEAIPSDPVEQALFTGRWFARMAAESLPRMLEFARSWRPDLVVGGTMCYVAPLVAAHLRIPHVRQAWDAIEADGIHPGAEAELAPELAELGLSRLPVPDLFVDICPPSLRPANAEPAQMMRYVPANGQRLLEPWMYARGERRRICVTSGSRVARDSYDRNFEFLRGLAKEVTAWDVELIVAAPDEVAEALTAELPGLRAGWVPLDVIALTCDLLVHHAGGVSTLTGLNAGVPQLLIPKGAVMEVPALRVAERGAAITLLPGEDTDQRIAESCEELLSRSGYRERAGELSAEIAAMPLPSDVVAALALL
- a CDS encoding glucose-1-phosphate thymidylyltransferase, which codes for MKALVLAGGSGTRLRPFSYSMPKQLIPIANTPVLVHVLDNIRDLGVTDIGVIVGNRGPDIEAALGDGSRHGVKLTYLLQDAPRGLAHTVAVARDFLGDDDFVMYLGDNVLPEGVAATAEAFTVRRPAAQIVVHKVPDPRQFGVAELGPDGEVVRLVEKPAEPRSDMALVGVYFFTSAIHRAVDSIRPSARGELEITDAIQWLLASGAEVRATQYDGYWKDAGNVEDVLDCNRYLLERLAPAVAGHVDAASELVGTVVVEAGARVTRSRIEGPAIIGAGAVVEDSHIGPHTSIGRGCLVSDSGLENSIALDEASVSGVRGLRSSLIGRAASVGATEQGAGRYRLVVGDHTRVEVTV
- the rfbB gene encoding dTDP-glucose 4,6-dehydratase, producing MRILVTGAAGFIGSHFVRRLLADAYSGWEGAQVTALDKLTYAGNRDNLPGTHERLVFVRGDVCDRGLMRELVPGHDAVVHFAAETHVDRSLEGAGDFFRTNVLGTQTLLDAVLDSGVDRVVHVSTDEVYGSITEGSWTEEWPLAPNSPYAASKAGSDLVARAYWRTHGVDLSVTRCSNNYGPYQHPEKLIPLFVTNLLEGRRVPLYGDGGNVREWLHVDDHCRGIHLVLNQGRAGEIYNIGGGNERTNLAITEQLLELTCSDAAAIQRVADRKAHDLRYSIDETKIREELGYAPLIGFEQGLADTVAWYRDNPDWWKAAKHGTDRAVA